One bacterium DNA segment encodes these proteins:
- a CDS encoding aldo/keto reductase has product MNTTHATVAATESYSRRFPEVAFNLLSDTGLRVSPIAFGSYRIDTSFPEHREALHFALRSGVNLIDTSTNYTDGGSELLIGSVIEDIENSGTIGRDEFVIVSKVGYLQGRVYRLSQNLKNDDRGYPDLVNYSVGLEHCIHPTFIEDQLTASLSRLNCGSIDVYLLHNPEYYLSWAKRNDIDVEKAREEYYRRIRLAFEHLEKERSRGRIRCYGISSNTFPVSADEYEFTSFERVIGIAGEISPLHHFKVIQMPFNLIENGCAVIGSQTGELTVLELARRHNIALLANRPLNAIYKNGLVRLSEENPQSGPLKEIVLSVDAEWGIADTLSQMAVRCLRSSQGVTSVLVGMRQKSYVEDMLAELRRSCKVDERSRSWKKLNSILQSSTVS; this is encoded by the coding sequence GTGAATACCACCCACGCCACAGTAGCAGCAACCGAATCATATTCTCGCCGATTTCCGGAAGTTGCTTTCAACTTGCTATCTGATACCGGTCTGAGAGTCAGCCCCATTGCGTTTGGCTCATACCGCATTGATACGAGTTTCCCCGAACACCGCGAAGCTCTACACTTTGCTTTGCGATCAGGCGTCAATCTCATCGACACAAGCACCAACTACACTGATGGCGGTTCTGAGCTGCTGATCGGCAGCGTGATTGAGGATATCGAGAATTCAGGTACGATTGGTCGGGACGAATTCGTGATCGTCTCAAAAGTAGGGTATCTTCAGGGAAGGGTCTATCGACTCAGCCAAAATCTCAAGAATGATGATCGCGGCTACCCCGACCTTGTGAATTACTCCGTCGGTCTCGAACACTGCATTCACCCAACATTCATAGAAGACCAATTGACTGCTTCGTTGAGTCGGCTCAATTGCGGTTCGATCGATGTCTATTTGTTACACAATCCGGAGTACTACCTCAGTTGGGCGAAACGCAATGACATCGATGTAGAGAAAGCTCGCGAAGAATACTATCGCCGCATCAGACTCGCTTTTGAACATTTGGAGAAGGAGCGCAGTCGCGGACGAATTCGTTGCTATGGCATTAGCTCGAATACGTTTCCAGTTTCGGCAGACGAATACGAGTTCACATCGTTCGAGCGTGTTATTGGTATTGCCGGTGAAATCTCGCCCCTGCACCACTTCAAAGTCATCCAAATGCCGTTCAACTTGATTGAGAATGGCTGTGCCGTTATTGGCTCGCAGACCGGGGAATTGACAGTACTCGAACTTGCGCGGCGGCACAACATCGCCCTGTTAGCGAATCGCCCATTGAATGCTATATACAAGAATGGGCTGGTCCGCTTGTCTGAAGAGAATCCTCAGAGTGGTCCGTTGAAAGAGATAGTTCTATCGGTTGATGCTGAATGGGGAATCGCCGACACTCTCAGTCAGATGGCGGTTCGATGTTTGCGCAGTTCTCAAGGAGTTACGTCCGTTCTAGTCGGTATGCGGCAGAAATCGTACGTAGAAGATATGCTCGCCGAGTTGCGACGCAGTTGTAAGGTTGATGAACGCAGCAGGTCTTGGAAGAAACTGAACAGCATTTTGCAGAGTTCGACTGTCTCGTAA
- a CDS encoding carbon-nitrogen hydrolase family protein: MSKLRLDKVVAAIIQASAVTLDTPKSLEKIISLIREAAASGAQVVVCGETWLPGYPAWLDYLPNVALWGHGPSKDVFAELYRNSITVPGEECTLLSKLARELKFVIVIGVNERVEVGPGNGTIYNSLLTFDSDGTLVNHRRKLVPTYTERMIWGHGDGKDIGAVETGIGRVGGLICWEHWMPLARQVMHESAEQIHAAVWPTVHDLHQLASRQYAFEGRCFVLAAGIVMKVSDLPKQFELPIELAAEPNRLILRGGSAIIAPDASYLAGPIFDQETILLAELDLSQIRREQMTLDTTGHYSRPDVFSLTVNRKRPGETS; the protein is encoded by the coding sequence ATGTCCAAACTCAGATTAGACAAAGTCGTTGCTGCTATCATTCAGGCAAGCGCGGTGACCCTCGACACTCCAAAGAGCCTTGAAAAAATCATCTCGCTAATCCGCGAAGCGGCAGCTTCCGGCGCCCAAGTCGTAGTTTGCGGTGAGACCTGGTTGCCCGGATATCCAGCGTGGTTGGACTATTTGCCCAACGTTGCGCTGTGGGGGCATGGACCATCCAAAGATGTCTTCGCAGAATTGTACCGTAACAGCATCACAGTTCCCGGCGAAGAGTGTACTCTGCTGAGTAAACTGGCACGCGAACTCAAATTTGTAATAGTCATTGGCGTAAATGAGCGAGTCGAAGTCGGTCCCGGAAACGGTACGATCTACAATTCATTACTGACATTCGATAGTGATGGCACTCTCGTGAATCATCGACGCAAACTTGTGCCGACTTACACGGAGCGCATGATCTGGGGTCACGGCGACGGTAAAGATATTGGCGCAGTCGAAACCGGTATTGGTCGTGTCGGCGGATTGATCTGTTGGGAACACTGGATGCCACTTGCGCGACAGGTCATGCACGAAAGCGCGGAACAGATACATGCTGCGGTTTGGCCAACAGTCCACGATCTTCACCAACTTGCAAGTCGACAGTATGCATTTGAGGGGCGGTGTTTCGTTTTGGCTGCCGGCATTGTAATGAAGGTCTCAGATTTGCCAAAGCAGTTTGAGTTGCCGATCGAGCTTGCTGCTGAGCCGAACAGGTTGATTCTGCGAGGAGGAAGCGCGATCATTGCCCCTGACGCAAGCTACCTGGCAGGGCCAATCTTCGACCAAGAAACGATCCTCCTTGCCGAGCTCGACCTAAGTCAAATCAGGCGCGAACAAATGACGCTTGATACGACGGGTCATTACTCCCGACCAGATGTCTTTAGTCTCACCGTTAATCGTAAACGCCCTGGCGAAACAAGTTAG